The following nucleotide sequence is from Channa argus isolate prfri chromosome 9, Channa argus male v1.0, whole genome shotgun sequence.
CAACTGTGGCTCCAAACATGTCTGCAAAGGTAATTTTCCGCGGGAAATGAACATTCCACGAGCGCTGTATTCATCGCAAAGCTACAGTTGGCTAAGACACACGCGTGTTGCTAACGTTGCTGAATGTAAAATTGTTCATTTAAAGTCCTCACGAGCCAACTCATTTGCTAATGTTTGCCAGCGCGAGGAAAGCATTGAATAATTTAACTGTGGTTCTGCTTCTACAGGTGACAACAGAAAGTTCGTTCTGGACAGGTGTGAACCTTTACATCCACGTGACGTCACTGCAAATGAGTGTGCAGTTCTCAAAAATGGTTGTTCTTCATCTTCCAAGGTCTTTGTTTGAGCTGGTGGCTGCCTTTCCCTATCTTGCCCTAACTGACCCACAGTTACTGGGCTGGTATCTCCGATTGTCTCCAGGAGACAGAAAAGTCATACAGGGTAGGTTTCATATACAGTAAGTCTGAGCTACGTATTTACGATGAGCAGCTCGTAGGTAGTTATAGTTATCATTATACGCTAAGACAGCAAAcctatgttaaaatattgattGTAGTAATATACTGGACTGTACTGAACAGTTGGAGTTTGTTCATCTattatctttaactgcttatcctgttcaggtcCACGGGGGGATGGACCCTATTGGGTGACAAGTGGGGTggaccctggacaggttgccagtctatgtcagggtcAAAGCAGAGCgacatacacagatagacaCTCACACAGTGTGGAGTCGccgattaacctaacatgcatgggTTTTGACTATGGGAGAAAACCGTAGTACCCGCAGGAACACCCCCCCCCAAGTATATGATTctgtatatttactgtatgtgtgtgaatgcgaAAGCAGAACATACTAAATCTAAAGTTCCCAAGTGAGTTAATTTGTAGTCATAATTGGTTTAATTTCTTCTCTCTTAGATGAAGGAGGATTTTATCAGTTTCTGCACAGACATCCAGCTCTAGAACTGTCCAAGCATCATGTTTATGTTAAGGGTAAGTCTGTAGAGGTATGTACGGACAAGAggggacagacagacaagaggGACAGTAAGTATTGTTTTCGTTCACAACATGGTAGTTAACAGCTCTGTCCAGCCAACTATCACTTCCAATCCAGCAGCCATAACTAACTTCTCTGTGAACATGGAGCTGGAGTCCTGCAGACACAGACGAAACCCTGAGTTCAGTAGTCGGTTTTCAGTGACCCAAGACAAATGTGCTTAcatcacatacacagacatcGATCCATTACAGTGAGTATACATGTTTCTGCAGGCACAATatgtaatatacattttaaatataactatTATCAAGGCTGCTGCACAGCATTTGATCTCAGTTTGTACGTGCACATTAATATGAACATCACTGTTTCATGTTACAGGTCAACTTTTCCAAATGAGTCTTTTCCTGAATGCTACAGCTTAGGCAGTATCCATATAGATGGTGCAAAGCTTAACGACGGGAGCACCACCCAGTCAGCAGAGCTAAAAGACATCACCTGTCCTCTGCGCCTGGTTGAGGAAAGGGACACAAAGGAACAGGGTCTAGGTGATGTGGTTGGTTGTAATTCCGCCACTGTAGATGATGAGTACAATGAAGCTAACTTGTGCTTAGAAGATCACAGTGACAACGTCCATACCGTCATGGAGGAAGATGAGAGCAATCTCGTCCGTGCGGCCAGCGATAGCCAGAAAGCCTGCACCACTAATGGTGAAGCACTGGCAACCGGTTCTGAGGCAATGAAGTCTGAGCTGTCTGTCACCGAAAGGAATACTGCAGATAAGAGCACATCTCCTGTGCCCTGGGCTCGCACTTGTGACATTATGCTTGGCACTGAgcagacactgtgtgtgtcagCTTTTACTCAAACTGACGATCCAGGAACAGTTGACAAGCACCTTGTTACTGAAGTCCACATGGCAGATCTGGACTACCTTGCAGCGGTAAGGTTGAAACCGGATAGCTGCCGTTAATTGTAATGCCAGCAAAGTCTTAAACAacctctttttaaaatttcaggaATTTATTAAGCTTGAGACATCTCAAgaggagctgaaagaaaaactgaaaaagtaatGTATGCGACACAGTCCTATATTAAACTTAATTTGCTTTGCCAGTGGGGAATTTCTCCATCGCCGTCGTGGGACTAATGattaattttctatattttgtcCAGTTCAGGGTGTAAATTGAACGAATGTGATTGTATCCAGCGTGCTCAGCGAGCAGAGCTGAACCTCCTCGCCCTGCAGTACAGCATGTGTAGGCAGCACTGCTGGAGACTCTACTACACCTCTGCTGAGGGAGACCGTGGAGACCTAAATACGTATTGGTTAGTCGTTAACAATACACcgatcaaccacaacattaccTTGGTGGcttaatgtcatggaggacaagagtcagcatggccactcgcACCGATATGCAACAGAATGTGATACACTCTGTGCAGGGATGGCAGCCCACAAACTCAGTATTTAAGAGTACAAGTATTGGCCTAACAAAGCTGCAACACCACTCAAAGTCTTTTACACAAAGAAAAGTACTAAACAGATTATCTAcgttttacttaaagtacaaaagtactccCCTAAAAAGACTATTATTTTCAAACAATTattgcaaaacatgtacagtaatattatCATTGTTGATAAAGGTGgtgctgattttaaccactttgtgctgacaggtgttagtttattttaattaaaaaaatattaaatttttattttaaaaccaccGGGTGGTATTAACGTTACTGTAACATCAGCTACTGTGTTAAACCTAATTATACAGGTAGACATTTCTTAAGCAAATCAACAGAAGAGCAGTTTAGCCCgttcagtttattttagttgtttctctctctctctaggcCAAAGGACCCTCCTGCAAACTTTCTAAATGTTCTGCAAAAACTCAAATCTGACTATATTGAGATGAGAGGTAAGATCTTGGAAGGGGTTCCTTTGGAGCATCTTAAGCCTCTGTCAGTCGACTCCGAGAAGATAACCACAGCAGTAAGTCGTTACATCCCTGCACAGGTAAGACTAAGCCCACTAACCCAATAATATCACAGGTCTACCAAGAGTTCTTAGATTTTTCAACCACAACTGTAACAGTCGGATCCTATGTCTTTCCTGTTTAGATTGCTGGTGACTTGTTAGGAAATTCCCTCTCTTGGTATgtcagcatgtgtgtttgatgCTTATCCAGGAGCTTAGCCTTTGAAGTTATGGACACTAATGGAGTGTTCTTCAATCCAAAGGGGCTCTGGAGAGACACGGGGGCAAACTGCATCAGGCGACCGAAACGAATGTTCCAATGAAGGCACAAATGACTGCCAGGTATGCAGACAGACTGAGACAACTAAAAGCGGAGTACTACTAATAACTAATGTTTGAGCAGCTGGGTATTGGTATATATTGCTGCTAATTAATCATAGTTGGCATTAATTACTCATCAGTTCAAACAGTTCTGGTGTTTGGGGCATTTCAGAGCAAGGCAAAACAAATTGAGAAGAAcaacaagaagaagaggagagcagTCACTCTATTGCCCAAGAATAGAGGGGCTAACCATGATGCATTAGGGCTGTTAGAAAATCCGACAGGCAAGTCAAATCTTTCTCCCAATTAAAATAAGTTCCCATAAAGAGGTTAATGCAGTCAAAGATGTGTTGCTCTTTGTGTGGACAGCAGCCGTATGCAAAGAGCCCAGCACGAGAGAGGCATGGTATGATGCTAAGGAAGACTTGGAGTCAGGAGGACCGGGAGCAGCTGCTGAAAAGGGACAGAATCCAAAAGCTACTGAAAATGATATGATATATGGTAAAACACTGCCGGTAAAGATTgagattttgaaataatttagaaTTAAAACCCTAGTGATGGATTTGTTGTGAACACAGAATCAGCCAACAAGGACGCCAAGAGCTCAGTACTTAAAGTTTCCACCTTTACCCAGAATATGACAGAGGTGAGTTAATAATCTCTGTTTGTTTGACCGCTCAGAAATACCTGACAAAGTAGTGCTACTGAGTGTAAGTGGTATTGTAGTTGTTGCATAATTCAATAATGTATATGTAGGAAATGGTTTAAAATTCAAGACACTGAATCTACTACTGTCATAGCCAGCAGAGGGCAGTACAGGCTATAACTAACACTTAATCTTTGCCAGAGAGACTCTGCTTGTTCCTCTGAGACATACCACACATCTGAAGTCAGCATCTCTGCTATATACAGTGATGTAAGGTGAGTTGCTGCACTGCTATTTGAGAGCATTACGCTCACTCTCTGTTGTCCTGCTATGTGTCTTTCATTAATTGGGCTCAAATGTTTTAAGTATTGTTTCATCAGAAACAATAATTGGAACTCTTCATGCAGATGTAGTTCTAACATCACAACACATTTGCTCCCTATATCATTGCACTAACCTGTCTCACTGAGTGCTTTCACTCTGGTTAGTAGACCCCAACCTGCTAAGGATGCTGAGAGAGAGTTGCAAGGCTCCCCCTTAAACATGGAGCATCAGTTCCACCGAGACAGTGGTGGGAGCCAGAGCCAGTCCTCGTCCTCCCTCAGCGTGTTTGAGTCCTCACAGGATAAACCCAAAACTCAAACCCCTAAATCTGACACCAGCAACATTGCAAAAATGGTAATGGATCatcttctgtaaaaaaaaaaaaaaattgttttatatatttcataataTTCATATATTTGTGCATTTGGTGCTACAGAGAGGAGCATTACCTCTCTCAAACAGTACTTAATTGACAGGCCACAGAGTACTTGAAGCAGGAAGTTCCTCATTGAATCCATGTTCAGTGGTGACGTTGAAATTAACCGGCTGCTGAAAGGGCTTATTTTAACCTGTGACTGCATTGGTCAGCACTGGCTAAATTTCAGCAGAACGCTGCCAGATTGTAAAAGAGAGGAACACTGCAACACCAGCAGGTTGACATGGACTAAACTGGATCCAATAGTacaataaaagttttttattttttatttttttgcagataCTAGTGCTTTAAAATATGCTTGAATCTGTGCTAATACCAATCCTGTAGAAAACTTCAGACATCTCCCAACATAATCTTCCGtcattttttcttctgtctttagTTTATGGCTCAGCCGCCCTTTGGCACCAGCATCAAGAACATGAAGAGGGTCTGTATTTTGCCCGTGGCAAAGGGGACCTATATACCACAACACTACGGCACCATGGGCAGCTTCGATACCCTGATGGCCGAGCTCACACAGTGCCACCCAGATGTTGGGAGGCAGAAGATTGTGGATGCTCTGGTGGAACTGAGGGACAAGCACCAGGGTGCACTCAGCAGCCTGCCCCTCAGGACCATTCGGGAGATGGCATCTGAGCTTCTGACCAGGTCAGCGAGTGCCACACAGTTATAAGTGGTGTTCAGTGTTCTGAAGGTTTTAACAGTGGTTTGatgtaatttgttaaaaaaaatgatcgCCTAagtttgtatttataatttaaagtcTCCAAAGAAGAGGGAGCAGTTCATCTAAAAGGTTAGTTGTTATCCTGAACTGAGTCCAGTAATAAGTTGTTTCAAAGCTACTAAAATATGCGTGTACTTTATTCCATGAAGCATTGGATTGTTCTGCGATCAATATAATCACTAGGAATTAGCATAACCATGCATAACAAATTGTGTTTAAGGTTGTATGTAGCTTGGTTCATATTTTGCTTCCTGTCCATAAAAACTatgtttattgaaataaatTCTGTCAGCTGTTCTTTTGCTCAGCGTCTCCAAAGGTTTTCTTTGTCCTTAAAAATCCTGAGTTGGCTGAAAGTTCTAATCGGGAATTGCCAGATGACCACTCCCCTGCCTAACTTTCCTGTTGGATGGATATCACCATTAaaagacgccttcactgattttgaacttgggtcttgtggttctagtttgggtagtacagtGACTTccctattttttaaattatctctctacttctggatgaaaaatgcctctagatgacctcacttggaggaaccttcagtttagattatgccaggttttttttctcactctggGGAGTTTGTAAGGTTAGTtaacctgctttttcagagcttcTCCCAGATGACATCGTCTCaactaatgattaaaaaaaaaaaaactcctccaggtgatgtcatctggagggtGAAGCagagatatattttaaaagaggGAAGTTAGAAGGacgtttaaatgcattaaagtaCATTAACACCCTAAACCAAAGTCATAGAGAGCAAGTGGAAAATATTGGTGACGTTGCCCTTTAAAGCTTTCTGCGGCAGTTTTTGGGCCAGTCCGAGTCACCGCTAGGTGTCCGACTGCCCCACATTGCGGGTTGGACTGCTACTGGGAACCTCAACTTCAAAGCAAGGCAACGAATGGGTTAATGTAATCCGGCTTGGGAATGGGCGGAGATTCGCTCTGGGATGTGAACCTGATAAACGGAGTTAGCgacagtcaaataaaaaaaaaaaaaaaacaacaacaactgtttgATTTTTGTAGATGCTTATCTTTGGGCTTCCCGCGTGACCTTTGCACGTATTTTGGCTCGCGAAGCGCCATGATGCCGACGGAGAAGTCCATTAGTTGCTGTCAGATATGTGTGAAGTAAAGACGTGGAAGGCTGCGGAGGCGTGCAAGCAGAGAAACTCGGCGAAACTCGACTTTGTTTCAAGAAGCAGACCAACAGGACCGTGGGGTGCGCTCACTTTCCGCCTACTAGAAACAATGGAAAGCCGGCCCCGCTCTCACACGGATCCTTTATTGTGAGCCGAGAAAACGCGTCTCTGTGAAGCTGACATGGTCTCAACAAGTTGCCGTTGTTACATTTCGAAAGGATTTAATTCAGTGAGCGGGTCTGGGGGGAATTAACAAGTCTGTCCAATCtcaagtggagaaaaaaaacgacCTGGTATCTCACTGAGCATTGTCAAACACGCCGAGTGACACCATGTGGAGCCCGCGGACGTGGATGTCGCGAGCGGCTCTGTGCTGCGTGTTTCTGGAAACATTTGCACGCACTGCAAAAGGTAGGACAAGGCAACACTTCCACTAAAGATCAGCCTGTTTCTGCAACAACTTGACGCAATGACCCTTTAAGGAATCCTTAAAGTTATGTCTACTATGAAAGCCATGTACCATAAACATACTGCTAACTAAACCAATCAGAAAAATGAGCATCTAATATATTTGATACTTCATACTTCATAAACCTTATTATTATAGAGCTGATGACCCTGGTTTTTGTTGTTCTAGTCTAGATGTACATAgttggttttttttcccctattgTAGTTCTTTAAGTACTACAGTGAATCATGTAAAGTCTCTCCCCTCCACCTGTTCTCAGGTCTCAACATGTGTATGAGTGGCAGCTCCACATCCTGTGAAGACTGCCTGCTGATTCATCCCAGTTGCGCCTGGTGTGCACAAGAGGTAAAGTATACTGCTGCATTATCAGGGTTTATGCATTGGGGCAGGTGCACTGTTTTACGGGGGTGGAGATGAATTGCACATGAGTGTATAGTCAGTTCTGCTTGGCAAATAGTCCAAAGGTTTccacagaaattaaataatatttgttggCCAcgtgttttattatatttaagcCTTTTAATGAGTTACTAACCCATAGTTTGTGGTCTTCCATCTTTCAGGATTTTGGAAGGGGGCGAACTCTTACTTCTCGGTGTGATTTTAGTCACAACCTGCGGAAAAGGGGCTGTGAGGCACGGTTCATCGAGAACCCCACCAGCAGCATCTCTATCCTGCAGAACATGCCCCTGAGTTCTAAAGGGTCTGGGCCGACCCAGTTTGATGTGGTCCAGATTATGCCTCAGAGGGTCTCCCTTAGCCTTCGACCAGGTAACAATTGTAATTATTGCCGGTCGGAGATAATGTTACACAATAATGAGAACAGTTGATAGGTTCTATTTTTATAAACCAGAAGGTTCCATCCTAAACTCCTGCACTTTATGTGAGTAAACACACGCTAACACATTTCCAATCACCCATACAGGAGACCAGACGTGGTTTGGGCTGCAGGCGCGGCAGGTGGAGGACTACCCTGTGGATCTTTATTACCTAATGGACCTCTCGCTTTCCATGAAAGACGATCTGGACACTATCCGTAATCTCGGCACCAAGCTCGCGGAGGAGATGAAAAAACTCACCAGCAACTTCAGGCTGGGCTTTGGTTCATTTGTGGACAAAAACATGTCCCCCTTCTCCTATACAGCACCCAAGTATCAAGAGAATCCATGTAATGGGTGAGTCGAGGCCTTTTGGGCAACAATTCCAACTCTGGGTTTAATAGTAGTGTGATAACACGGTGTTTTCCCACTAACAAAGAGTAAAGAAGACAGTGTGTGAGCTCCAACTGTTCTCTCCTggtgtaaatgttctgcaataAGAGGCCATTCctgaaatattttactaaagGTCCACACATTTGAGTTTTTCAGGAATAATGTGTAGCGTGATGTTGCAGTAAcaagaataaatatattttgtttatgtgtaaTAGAGCATAGTGAATAAGCTGCAAATTCTTTAAAAGGAATCTGCCattggttgttgatgtgagtgCACTGAAAGGGAGCATAATAAATGGAGGACAGAGAACtgtagaacatgatgtttcccCCTGGAGGTTAGACCGCACTGCCCGCCATCGCGCATCACTTCCCATCTAGGTTATGGCcttggttgtgtgtgtgattatgtcACACAACAGACACGCATGGCAGGGAGACATTAAAATGATCGAATTTAGGCtacattttcttctattttgcatttaatttacaCAAGCCAAAATTTTGCCTTTTATTTACATCACCTGATTCATAAAGTGTCTGATTTTAATGGACTTTCTAATCATCTAATCAAAATGAAGTCAGTTTCATCATGTTTgtaatgaattcaggtgcactaAACgtgtgttttaattgtattgAGTATTGTCCCGATTTAACATCCAGTGGAGAAATATGATTTTCAACCTTTCACACTGCACAGATACAAACTTTTTCCAAGCTGTGTCCCCACCTTCGGTTTCCGCCACATCCTTCCACTGACTGACAAAGTGGACCGTTTTAACGAGGAGGTGCAGAAGCAGATGGTATCCCGCAACCGGGATGCACCCGAGGGCGGATTTGACGCCATCCTGCAGGCTGCTGTTTGTAAGGTGACAAATGTCTCACTTGTTTTCTGATAGAAACTTGCATAATTCACTGATTCATGGTCTTATTTAGCATTCTTTTGAGATTACGTGACTGGTCCCTTTGAATTAATCCTGACTTGGCGACATCTAGTAGCGGGGAACCTCCTTTGAAGCTACTGAGATATCTCAGTGACAAAGGTCTGGCCCGTTTACTCGTTAATTAAAAGCACTAGGGGACAGACTGGAAGTGCAGTTTGGTGCAGCTGCTTAAATAGAAGGAGGTGTCCCTCACAGGCCCAGTCACATCCAGGTTTCTCTCTTCCAGTGTAATTGTTTTCTACAGGAAGAGAAGGGCTCCCAAGGGGCTCCTGCCTTGTAATTTAGTCGAGTTGCATTGCAACACTCACTGGTCATTAGTCGGGGTCTCTCTGAAGGCTTGAGTGATTCTGTTTCGTTCAGTGTTGGTTAGGTCACATCAGATGTGACGATTATTTTGGGATAGAAATTTACACGTAGTATAGTTATACTGTGTACAACACAAATATGTAAGTAAGTTTCTCTTAGCAAAGTCATTTATGTCAACAACAGGAAATAGCCATCAGTTGTAGTCGAGCCTAGAACTGAGCCTTCTCAccaacatatttatttagaacAGTTCCTATAGCTCCTCTACAGAGAGACTTCCTATTGGAACATCCAGAGCTCTGTTGTGTGCTGTACAGGCATTATAATGAATCACAAAAGCGGCCTTTTATTCACTGGttgaaatgttgtgtttttttttagtgcttTGCATTAGTCAGCACTCTGTCAAATGCTCACTCTGCCGCTGGCTGTCGTTTCCTGTTGATAATGGTCAGGCCTCGGCCTGCTGTAGAAAACTCCTATTCACCCTGCTGATCAAAACAGGTTAAAACTAATCCTCTGCATCTCACCTGCCACACCCTTTATTAGGAGAAAATAGGCTGGAGGAAAGAGGCATACCACCTCCTGGTATTTGCCACGGATGATGTACCTCACCTGGCTCTAGACGGCAGGCTCGGAGGCCTTGTTCACCCCCATGATGGACAGTGTCATCTCAATGACAACAATGAGTACAGTGCTTCCACAACAATGGTAAGAAGAACAGACTGTTATTTGTCTCGCAAAGAAAGCTGTGTTAAGGGGTTCAGAGTAGGCCACCTTGTCTATTATAGAGACCCCTCCATTGgcaatttatttaattactcAAGGCTTTTTTAAGATGTTAAAACAGACTCTAATGGCCAAATCAAATGAGCATGTTAGAACTGGCCTTCTGCAGAACTTCCCAAAGGTCTGCTGTGCTGGTTGGCCAGTGTTCACATCTGGAGGTTTTGCTGGCCAAGCCATCACCAAGAGTATTCCAGCAGCTTCTTTCTTACTCAGATAATTCTTACACAACTGAGAAGAATGCTCGAGGTCTATGTCTTGCTACAAAAAGGAGTTATCCTCAGTCAGTTGTTGCGCAGAGGGGATGGCATGTTTCTTCAGTATGGAGTGGGGATACTTTGCACACAATGCATATCCCTCACTCTCCCATTGCCAGACCATCCCCAGACCATCATGTTTCCCACTCCAAGCTTAAGTGATGGCTCTTAGCATGTAAATATTATCTTTTCATGACTCTGCAGCTGACATGTGCTGGATCTACTTGGATACAAAGCCCTCAAACATTGACTTATAAGTCCACAAGGGTCTGTTCCAGTCATCTATAGTCCACCGTTTGTGTATCTTGGCCCCCTGCCACCTTTTCGTCTTATTTGCCAACCttagtaggttttttttttttttttttgttcttggcCGCTCTGCCCATCAGACCAGCTGACCTGTGTCTCCTAGACAGTCTTTACACACTGGTTTTTCTCTTGCACATTAGAAAATGCAGCCAATTCAGGAGCAGTAAGGTGACTGTTTTGCCTTCTTGGCCAAATGGGCACTTGGGCCTTCTACTGCATCTTTTGTCCTAATGATCCATATGCATCATGTGTCAGAAGTACgcatttaaagaaatcttaaTTATCCTGGCTATATCTCTTAGAGAATAATCTTCCTTTCTCAAGAGAAGTATAGACTGatgggtttgtttttctttggccAATTTTACAtctaatttacactgaaaaggGTCACTCTAACTATGGAGGTAGAGCCAAATGAACTCATATTTGGTTTACTGGTCATGAAATAATTTTAAGATGTTTGGATACCTGGTAGGGACGCGCATGATGGAAAAACTCTGGAAACACTGATTAGTGGAAAACCACAGGTTTGTCAGGCAGTTATTGCTGAAAGCAAActttaaaatgctaattaaatTTGAACGTTATCCTGAAAAAACCCGTGCTTAGTTGTTTCCTCACTTTTCCGTGTATGTATTCATAAACATGATCTTGGTGCCTTGAGaacatgtgttttaatttttaatttttgttttatttataatcatATATTAACCTTTTTAAGGATTTCTGGCTCCACTTGGATCATATGTAAGCCTGTATTAGTTGATCTTTATTTCCAGTATGTTGGCAAAATCCAACTTTATTACAAGGAAAGACTTGAATGAATTAGGctgaaacacttttaaaaattgtgcaACTTTTGTAAGAGCAGTCTGTGAAGAATAATTACTTAGGGAAAGGCCAAAACACACTTCCACATCTGGAGGCCGCTAGTAAAAGAACAGAACTGTCAGCTTATAAGTGCACAGCACAAGAGCATGTAGTGggacagaaatataaaaatatatctcTTGGGATTCTCCGTTCTATATATTCAGCCAGATGAGTTTCGAGTATAAAAGTCACTGCATTTTTACCCAAGATAAGTAAAATTGGAAAAACAAAGTCTTTGACACAATAAGTTTGTACagcttcaaaaataaataaataaataaatatatatatactcaaAGCACAAAACAATTTGATCAGCGTAATTTGGAAGGGCCTATTATTCCattaagggattttttttttcccctagtGTTTCTGCTTTAGTTTCTTCTAAAAGCAAAATCACAAAAGATTCACAGattcctgtcgcaaccctcccattttattcgGGCTCAGGACTTGCACCATGGTGGCCCTTGATGGTTTGGCGGGGGCCCATATGTACACCTCTAATACCTCTTGCCATCTCTCTTTGCACAGGACTACCCTTCTCTGGCTCTTCTGGGGGAAAAACTGGCAGAAAATAACATCTTCCTTATATTTGCAGTGACAAAACGACTTTATGTTATTTATAAGGTACATagatttttattgttctttCTTTTAACATTGCATATTGTTTTCtcttcatactgtatataatttaACCACATAATGGTGTCTCTTATTGCTCTGCTCACCAAGAATTTTACTGCACTCATACCTGGAACTACCGTAGAAATCCTGGACCAGGACTCCAAGAATGTCATTCAGCTTATCATCACAGCCTATaatgtaagtaaaataaatctgtaCTGGTGTGACTGTTGATGTTCCTGCCTGTGTGCTGTCAGAAGGATAAGTAACAACACAGTGGGTTTGGAAAAGCTTGAGCAAAACTGAAGACAATTCTTAAGTCTTCTCACTGTCATGATGGAGTGTCCAGCTGCACACAAGCTGGGGATCTCATATTAGCAGCAAGCTTGCTATGCTGAAGTGGTTTTAACAGCTAACTTTAAAGCATTGCAGGTTTTTAAGACAGGACGCATAGAAATGATTAGTTGATTTGATCTACTTGACTTGACACAAATGCAATCAACCACTTTGAGAATGAAGACTCGATGATCGTTAAAGTCAGTTGTCAGgcaaaaatgtttctgtcagCAGCTAAGATGTGAGTTTAAGTGCAATATATTTGGATTTTAGACGGTTAAACATGAAAGCATCTGAATGTCACCTTAGGCTCTGATACGTGGTTGTTGGCTTTTTGATTCACAGCCAAGATTTATGGCTGTGCCTTATGaacctgcacacagacacagtggacatgctgtttttggtttcttCTCTCGAACACACTACAGGCAGCACTCATGGTGAATAGGGGCTCAGCTGCAAGCCGATGCACAAAGCGAATATGgaataatttctttctttctggatgcactgtatgtagCCAACAGTAAGGGCAAGCCCGCAGAAATCACTACAGTTTATAAAAGATCCATCCAAACCAAGAAAACCAACACATCCAACTTGGCAAAGGAACTAGGTGACAGACATGCTAACTTTAAAGAGCTACATGTTATTTCCAAAAAAatcagtgtgtgggtgtttgcaCAAACCAGAGAGTGACTCTGAGAACTGACATTGACAATTTG
It contains:
- the rbm44 gene encoding RNA-binding protein 44, yielding MSTPTSASSQYWSFAQPAAVFPALWPCFPITLPFDGTVARPLYLANDCAVPPQVSSHVYRNAGGNRRRGDNRKFVLDRSLFELVAAFPYLALTDPQLLGWYLRLSPGDRKVIQDEGGFYQFLHRHPALELSKHHVYVKAAITNFSVNMELESCRHRRNPEFSSRFSVTQDKCAYITYTDIDPLQSTFPNESFPECYSLGSIHIDGAKLNDGSTTQSAELKDITCPLRLVEERDTKEQGLGDVVGCNSATVDDEYNEANLCLEDHSDNVHTVMEEDESNLVRAASDSQKACTTNGEALATGSEAMKSELSVTERNTADKSTSPVPWARTCDIMLGTEQTLCVSAFTQTDDPGTVDKHLVTEVHMADLDYLAAEFIKLETSQEELKEKLKNSGCKLNECDCIQRAQRAELNLLALQYSMCRQHCWRLYYTSAEGDRGDLNTPKDPPANFLNVLQKLKSDYIEMRGKILEGVPLEHLKPLSVDSEKITTAVSRYIPAQSKAKQIEKNNKKKRRAVTLLPKNRGANHDALGLLENPTAAVCKEPSTREACDGFVVNTESANKDAKSSVLKVSTFTQNMTERDSACSSETYHTSEVSISAIYSDVRPQPAKDAERELQGSPLNMEHQFHRDSGGSQSQSSSSLSVFESSQDKPKTQTPKSDTSNIAKMFMAQPPFGTSIKNMKRVCILPVAKGTYIPQHYGTMGSFDTLMAELTQCHPDVGRQKIVDALVELRDKHQGALSSLPLRTIREMASELLTRSASATQL